The genomic interval GAGGAAATTTCGGGCCGATCCACCTTTTGGTGGCACACATAAGATTGTCTCTTTACCTCAAAGTGAATGTTCAGCTTATGAATTCTCTGCTGACAAATTtgaaattgccccaggtcatGAGCAATCTGGTGTCTGTGACTATTGTAGTTCCAATCTAGAGCAATCTGATAATTTAAAACTTGACCTTGGCTTGTCTAGTAACGTTAGTTCATCTGAAGTTGGGCTTAGCCAACCTAGTGAGGAATTAGAGGTAGATGAATGTGAAGATGCTGGTTGGAATGATCTTACGGAAGCCCAGCTTGAAGAACTTGTTTTGAGTAATTTGGACACTACCTTTAGGACTGCAATAATAAAAGTTATGACTTGCGGCTACACTGAGGAAGTTGCTAGAAAGGCAGTCTTAAGGTCTGGCCATTGTTATGGGAGTAAAGACACGGTTTCAAATATAGTGGATAATACTTTAGCATTTCTTAAAGGTGGACAAGAGAATGATCCTTCAAGGGAGCATTGTTTTGACAGCCTACAACAGCTGGAGAAGTATGTATTGGCAGAATTGATCTGTGTTCTTCAAGAGGTTCGGCCTTTTTTCAGCACTGGGGATGCAATGTGGTGCTTGTTAATCTGCGATATGAATGTGTCTCATGCTTGTGCAATGGATGGTGATCCCTCGTATACTTCTGGTAATGATGATGCTCCAAGTGGGAGTTCATCTACTTTAAACCAACCTCAACTTAAAGTGGAATGTAAAAGTTCAGAATTGCATCTTTGTTCGCATAGTTGTCAATCTGAGGCACCTGCTGTAGCTTCAGTACCCAGCATAACAAAGCCAAAGGCTTCCCTTGGATGTGGTAGATTGGTTTCGAAGGAGGGAAAGAATTCCATTTCTGATTCTATGGATAAATCTTTCAGTGCTACTGGAACATCTCAATCTACCGCGTCAGAGGAGAAGCTTGGAAGCAGTAGAAGGGTCCATTCTGAAAGTAGCAAGAGAGAATACATGCTTCGGCAGAAGTCACTTCACCTGGACAAAGGTTTCAGGACTTATGGAAAAGGGACTTCAAGGTCAGGTAAGTATAGTGGTTTGGGTGGTTTAATGTTGGATAAGAAACCAAAATCTATGTCAGATTCTACTGCTGTAAATTTAAAGCATGCTTCCTCAAAGATAAGCAAGGCTATGGGAGTTGATGTGCCTCAAGATAATGGGAACAATAAGACTTCTGTCAATGCTGCAACCTCTTTCCCAGTAGCATCAAGCCTGGATACCGATAATGCATGTTCAATTTCTGTCCCTAAGAAGGATAATAGTCAGTCAACGTTACCTGCAGTCAGTAGTGTAACAGCAGTACCTGTGGTCGACACAGAAGTGTCATTACCTGCATCAGATACTCACCATGCTTTATCAGCTGCCGATACTGAGCTTTCTCTATCACTTTCTACAAAAAATAACTCTGCTGCTATTCCAACCCATTGTACTGCCGAGGCATCAAATTCTAGTTATGCTGGAATACCATATGATAAGTCTTTGGGGCAATGGGTTCCTCGTGATAAAAAGGATGAAATGGTTCTGAAGTTGGTACCAAGGATAAGGGAATTGCAAAATCTGATGCA from Cannabis sativa cultivar Pink pepper isolate KNU-18-1 chromosome 4, ASM2916894v1, whole genome shotgun sequence carries:
- the LOC115713925 gene encoding putative E3 ubiquitin-protein ligase RF298 isoform X2, with protein sequence MGDQSKNNTSQFHTHMTPKLTPTSLPQRNNQDWSPPVDEASSTAPTSPPSSTTQDSSVHTEMTSMVAKAGSCSGQVSSPVAVQEKGSRNKRKFRADPPFGGTHKIVSLPQSECSAYEFSADKFEIAPGHEQSGVCDYCSSNLEQSDNLKLDLGLSSNVSSSEVGLSQPSEELEVDECEDAGWNDLTEAQLEELVLSNLDTTFRTAIIKVMTCGYTEEVARKAVLRSGHCYGSKDTVSNIVDNTLAFLKGGQENDPSREHCFDSLQQLEKYVLAELICVLQEVRPFFSTGDAMWCLLICDMNVSHACAMDGDPSYTSGNDDAPSGSSSTLNQPQLKVECKSSELHLCSHSCQSEAPAVASVPSITKPKASLGCGRLVSKEGKNSISDSMDKSFSATGTSQSTASEEKLGSSRRVHSESSKREYMLRQKSLHLDKGFRTYGKGTSRSGKYSGLGGLMLDKKPKSMSDSTAVNLKHASSKISKAMGVDVPQDNGNNKTSVNAATSFPVASSLDTDNACSISVPKKDNSQSTLPAVSSVTAVPVVDTEVSLPASDTHHALSAADTELSLSLSTKNNSAAIPTHCTAEASNSSYAGIPYDKSLGQWVPRDKKDEMVLKLVPRIRELQNLMQVWTEWANQKVMQAARRLGMEKEELKILRQEKEEVERLKKEKQTLEENTMKKLSEMEFALSKASGQVERANSAVRKLDEENAALRQEMEAAEQRAATSAASCEEASKREKKTSVEFQSWEKHKTFLQEELTMEKHKLSKMIQELEQAKYRHEQLEKNITG
- the LOC115713925 gene encoding putative E3 ubiquitin-protein ligase RF298 isoform X1, with protein sequence MGDQSKNNTSQFHTHMTPKLTPTSLPQRNNQDWSPPVDEASSTAPTSPPSSTTQDSSVHTEMTSMVAKAGSCSGQVSSPVAVQEKGSRNKRKFRADPPFGGTHKIVSLPQSECSAYEFSADKFEIAPGHEQSGVCDYCSSNLEQSDNLKLDLGLSSNVSSSEVGLSQPSEELEVDECEDAGWNDLTEAQLEELVLSNLDTTFRTAIIKVMTCGYTEEVARKAVLRSGHCYGSKDTVSNIVDNTLAFLKGGQENDPSREHCFDSLQQLEKYVLAELICVLQEVRPFFSTGDAMWCLLICDMNVSHACAMDGDPSYTSGNDDAPSGSSSTLNQPQLKVECKSSELHLCSHSCQSEAPAVASVPSITKPKASLGCGRLVSKEGKNSISDSMDKSFSATGTSQSTASEEKLGSSRRVHSESSKREYMLRQKSLHLDKGFRTYGKGTSRSGKYSGLGGLMLDKKPKSMSDSTAVNLKHASSKISKAMGVDVPQDNGNNKTSVNAATSFPVASSLDTDNACSISVPKKDNSQSTLPAVSSVTAVPVVDTEVSLPASDTHHALSAADTELSLSLSTKNNSAAIPTHCTAEASNSSYAGIPYDKSLGQWVPRDKKDEMVLKLVPRIRELQNLMQVWTEWANQKVMQAARRLGMEKEELKILRQEKEEVERLKKEKQTLEENTMKKLSEMEFALSKASGQVERANSAVRKLDEENAALRQEMEAAEQRAATSAASCEEASKREKKTSVEFQSWEKHKTFLQEELTMEKHKLSKMIQELEQAKYRHEQLEARWQQEKKLKEELSMQSSSVRKDREQLEVSAKSSENMMKFKAENNLKKNKDDIQKLEKEISQLRLKIESPKIAALRRGNDGSNGRKLADVKSDQYQNQAAAKMNDHSETGSVKRERECVMCLSEEISVVFLPCAHQVVCTKCNELHEKQGMKDCPSCRSPIQRRISVRYSRS